The genome window TTTTCCAGCACCGCCGGGTCAAACAGGTGCAGGCCGTAGCCCTGCTTCATCTGTCCATGCAGCAGCTGGCAGATCCGTTTCATGCACATATCCGGTTCCGCGTGGGGAATGCACATGGCATCCTGTGCGGTATCCCGGTAACCCAGGCCCGTGCGTCCGCCTACCTCTATAAAGGAGGAGAACCGGGAGAACAGGACGTTCACTTCGCTCTGGTAGAAGTTCCAGATGTTCAGGGAGCGGTTCATATTCTCGTGGGGCGTGGTAACCTGGAACCTGCCCAGTTTGTCATCCCAGAACTTGCGGAGCTCTTCAAAGGCGCGGTCCGTGCCGGCTTCATCATACCGGGTCCGGGCTTTTTCCGCCGCGTCTCCCCTGCCTGTTCCCAGATAGAAGATGACTCTCGCTTCCTCGCCGGGCTTCAGGGTCAGCTTCTTCTGCAGCGCGCCGCAGGGGTTGCCGCCCAGTTCCGTGGAAGATGTCAGTTTTCCGGTTTCAACACCCAGCGGATTCCGCTCTGTACGGTAAGGACCGATAAAGGCTTCCCGCACGCCGTCAAATCCGTCCGGCTTGAAGTTGCCCGCCAGGAACTGCCAGGCATTCTGTTCATAATGCAGTTCGCAGAGAACCGCGTCATTTTCATAGTGGGATCCGGCAGCGTACAGGCTCATCTGGAAGTTCTGGTTGTCCATGTCGATTTCATGGAAGGAAAACTCCACATAGCCAAACACGCTGAGCTTCCGTTCTTTATCGGAAGTGTTCCGGACGCGGACGTCGAAGATCTCCACCGGATCCTCGTTCCCGTCCTCCCGGGGAATGAACAGGATCTGCTCCGCGTTGATTCCTTCATATTCACAAAAGAAACGGGAATAGCTAAGTCCGTGCCGGGCCTCATAACGGGCCTCGTCCAGCGGAAGCCCTGTGGGCTGCCAGCTCAGGGACCAGTACTTTCCTGTTTCTTCATCTTTAAGATAAACATAATGTCCCGGCCAGTCCATGGGGACTCCGTTTGGCCGGAACCGGGTGATCCGGTGATGCTGGGGGCTGTCCAGCCAGCTGTAGCCTCCCGCGTTATGGGATATTACAGTACCCATCCGCTGAGTTCCGAGGTAGTTGGTCATGGAGACCGGTACGTCCATCCGGTCAATTACGTATTCACGTGCGGCATCGTCAAAGTACCCGTAACGCATATAGAACCTCCTGTTGTCCGCATTTTCATTATAAGCATAGCAAAAGAAAAGCACAAGAAGAAGGAACAGGCCTGTCATTTTTTGTCTTGGATTGGCGTCCTTCTTCTTTCCCCGGAAGCCATCCACCCCGTCGGATCAAGGCATTTATTGGATGCAATTGTCCGTCTTTGCCAACACAACAACCGGAGTCAAGAATTAACAAACGGAGATAATGACAGATTGGATGTCTGTTTTATAGAATTCAATTACCAGATCGGACATCGCGGGAAAGGAGCAGAACAATAGTATGACGGCAATTCAATCAAACGCCGGTAAGCGACGGATCGGAAACGGAAGCGTCACTTCCAGGAAAAAGACCTTCTGGCTGACCACCATGATGCTTCCCGGTGCCATCTGGCTGCTGCTGATCCGTTACCTGCCCATGTTCGGTATTGTGATCGCGTTTAAAAACTACCGGGCCTTCCGCCCCAACACTTTCTGGAACAATATCGTCCGGAGCGAATGGGTGGGCCTGAAGAACTTCGAATTTCTCAAATCCCCCGACACCGGCATCATGATCCGCAACACCCTGGGTTATAACATCCTGTGGATCATCCTGGGTCTGATCATCTCCGTGGCCTTCGCCATTATGATGAGCGAGCTGACCTCCCGGTTCATGGCCAAGACCTACCAGACTCTGATGTTCTTCCCCTACTTCCTGTCCTGGGTCGTTGCCAGCTACTTCGTCCTGGCCTTCCTGGATCCTACCAGCGGTATGATTCCCTTCATGCAGAAAGCCGCCGGACAAAAAGCCGCCAACTTTTACCACGACACCACCTGGTGGCCGCTGATCCTTACCATCTGTAACCTGTGGAAGAACCTGGGGTATTCGTCAGTGCTGTACCTCGCCGCCATCACCGGCATTGACACCACCCAGTATGAAGCGGCAGCTGTCGATGGCGCCACCAAGTGGCAGCAGATCTGGCACGTGACCCTGCCCGGTATCCGCCCCATGATCGTCATCCTGCTGATCATGAATGTCGGCAAGATCTTCAATGCGGATTTCGGCCTGTTCTATAACGTGCCCCAGAACTCCGGTTCCCTGTACCCGGTCACCCAGGTGGTTGACACCTATGTCTACCGGGCTTACGCCAACACACACAACCTGGGAATGAGCTCCGCCGCGGGTTTCCTCCAGAGCGCCATCGGCCTGATCTGTATCGTCGGTGCCAACACGCTGGTTCGGAAGATCGACGCGGAAAGCTCCCTGTTCTGAGGAGGGATATAAAAATGACAACGATCGCCAAATCTTCTCCTCGGAAAAAAATAAAAGCCGGTTCCTTCTCCCTGAACCGTTTCGGTTCCGGAACCCAGACCGCCTTCCATGTGGTGCTCGCACTCTTCGCCCTGATGTGCATTATTCCCTTCCTCTTTGTGGTTATCATCGCCTTCTCTTCCGAAGAGAGCATCCGGCAGATAGGTTACTCCTTCACGCCGCTTTCCTGGAGCACCCAGGCATTTGATTACACCTTTAAGCTGGGCAACGCGCTCTGGAGAAGCTACTTCAACTCCTTCCTGATCACTATCATCGGTACAACCCTGAGCGTAGCCCTGACTGTACTGTATGCCTATCCCCTGTTCAGAAGGGATTACCGCCACCGGAATTTCTTCAACTTCCTCAGCTTCTTTACGATGATCTTCGGCGGCGGCCTTGTCCCCACCTTCGTCATCTGCAAGAGCGTCCTGGGCCTCAGCGATAACTACGCTGCCCTGATCGTTCCCATGCTCTTCAGCCCCTTCAATGTCATCATCATGCGCACCTTCCTGCAGACCACAGTGCCAAATGAGCTGATCGAGGCAGCCACCATTGATGGCAGCGGAGAGTACTCCACCCTGGTCAGGATTGTCCTGCCGGTGGTCAAGCCCGGCATCGCGACCATCGCCCTGCTGGTCTCGCTGGGATACTGGAATGAATGGTTCCTTTCCCTGCTGTACCTGAATAAGAACATGGAAATCATGCCTCTCCAGTATCTGCTCATGCGGATGCAGCGTAACGCGGACTTCCTTGCAAAGAACTCCTCCATGCTGGGGGCGGATGCCGCCAAGGCTGCGGCACAGCTGCCTTCCCAGTCCCTGAAAATGGCCCTCGTGGTGTTCATCGTGGTTCCTATTGCCTGTGCATACCCCTTCTTCCAGCGGTACGTCATCGCAGGTCTGACCATCGGCTCGGTAAAAGGATGAACATCCGATGACAGACAATGTCTGAAATCTCATCGGATGTGAATTCAAGCGAAACAAGCGAGCTGTCTGGGGAGCGAGGGAAACGGCAGCCCAGTGGGCTGTCCGCTGAAAGCGGAAGTGACCCGAACGAGTCAATCGAAGCAAACAGTGGGTTGAAGCGTCAGCAAAACCCACTGTGCCGACTGAGATTGTGGAAGGCAGTCGCGCCGATTGAGCTTGCGGAAATTTCAGGAACATCAGTTCCTGAAAATCAAAAGGTTCATTCATCACAAGGTAATTTAAGGGTCCAGCCCTTAAAAATATAGAATCTCAGCACCGGACAGGTGCTGAAAATAAGGAGGATAACCATGAAAAAGTTCCTGTCTCTCATTCTGACCCTGGCACTGGTCCTCTCCGTGTGCAGCTTCGCCGCGGCTGATGATCTGCCCACCATCACCATCATGTTCCATGGTTCCAACGTAACCGATGACAGCGCTGTGCTGGAAAAAGTCAACGAATACATCGCTGACAAAGTCGGCGCGAAACTGGAAGTCATCTGGGGCACCTGGGGCGACTTCGACGAGAAAGCCGTCAATGCCCTGACCTCCGGCGACAAGGATGTGGACATCGTCTTCACCTGTTCCTGGAGCTCTGACGAGTACAACAGCTATGCCAAGAAGGGTTACTTCCTCAAGCTGGATGACCTGATCGAAAAGTACGGTGCCGACCTGAAAGCCGCCATCCCGGAAAGCCTGATGCAGGCCGCCACCATCGAAGGCGCTGAAGGCAAGGGCATCTACGCCGTCAACGGTTTCAAAGACACCGCTACCCAGAACACCTGGGACGTGAACGTCACCCTGCTGACCGAACTGGGTTACACCGTGGACGATCTGATGGCCAAGGGATTCTTCGGCTGGGACGAGATCTTCGCCAAGGCCAAGGAAGTCAAGGGCGACAGCTTCTACCCCTTCCTCGTGGAGCCCATGGTTGCCGAGCGTATGGTCACCAACTCCATCATCGTTGCCGGTGACGCCGGTTCCACCAACCTCCTCTCCCTGTACCTGAATCCTGAAGATGTTTCCGCTGATGGCGTCTATGGAAACAAACTCGTTAACAAGTTCGCCACTCCCGAATACAAAGCTTTCGTGGATCAGATGCACAAGTACTACGAAGCCGGCTACATTGATCCCGCCCTGTCCGTGGGTGAAACCTCCAATGACTGCCGCACCAACCACCAGAAGGACGCTTCTTACCTGATCGGAACCCAGTCCTACGCTTTCGGTTATGAATATTCTGCCGAGGTGCTGGCTCGCGGCGCCGAGATCAAATTCGTGCCCTGCACCGATCCCTATGTGGACACCACCGCTTCCCAGGGTGCCATGATGGCTATCAACTCCGCTTCCGAGCATCCGGAAGAAGCCTTCAAGTTCCTGGCTCTGCTGAACAGCGACCCGACCCTCATGACCCTGATGAACTACGGCGTGGAAGGCATCCACTACACCCTTAACGATGAAGGCCTGGTCGTCTTCAACGCGGATGCCCGTGCCACCTACAGCCCCTGGACCAACGGCGTCGGCAACGTCACCATCCTGCCCGATACCGCTGATGAAGGCAAGGGATTCCGGAAGTCCTTCCAGGAATACTACGCCGGTGCGAAGGGCATTCCTTCCCTGGGCTTCGTGTTCGACAACACCCCCGTTGAAAATGAAATGGCTGCTCTGGGCAACGTTGCCGCCCAGTATGCCCTCGCCCTGGACTGCGGCGCGGTTGATCCTGACTCCGAACTGCCTGCCTTCCTGAGCGCTCTGGACGCTGCCGGCATGGAAGCTTACCTGAACGAAGCCAATGCCCAGCTGGACGCCTACATGGCTAAATAAACTATCAGGGACAACACCTACTCCTTTTTTCGGGACCGCCGTACTCCGGCGGTTCCGTTTTGTGTGCGGCAAAAAAAGTCCCCCTGTTCCTTACCGGAACAGGGGGACTTGATTCATATTCAGATTATCCGAGGACAACCTCAACCTTGTGGGTCTTTCCGTCGCCGAAGGCAGGCAGCACATTGCCGCTGATTTCCTTTCCGTCAACGGTAACCTGCTTCACGCCGCGGCAGACATGGGAGGGATTCTTAATCTCGATGTCATACATAGCTCCGCGGAAGCGGCGGCTCACCTTGTAGCCGTCCCAGGTGTGGGGCACGCAGGGATCGATCTTCAGGCCGTCCCAGTCGGGCTTCACGCCCAGGATGTAATTGCTGATTACGTAGAAGTTCCAGGCCGCGGTACCGGTCAGCCAGCTGTTCTTGGCCTGTCCGAAGTTCTTCGCGTCCTTGCCGGCGATCATCTGGCTGTAAACATAGGGCTCCAGCTTGTGCAGGTCGGAAATCTCCTCGCGCCAGGCGGGAGCGATCCGGCTGTACAGGTCGAAGGCCCGGTCGCCGTGGCCCACCACGGTTTCCGCCGCGATGATCCAGGGATTGTTGTGGCAGAAGATACCGGCATTTTCCTTGTATCCCGGCGGGTAGGAGCTCACTTCACCCAGCTCCAGGTGATACTCCTTGTAAGCCGGCTGCAGCAGCACGATACCGTGCTCGGTTTCCAGGATGTTATGGACGCTCTCCAGCGCCTTCTCAGCCATGCCGTTTTTCACGCCGACGCCGGCCATCACGCAGTAGCCCTGGGATTCAATGAAGATCTTGCCGTCCTCACATTCCTTGCTGCCGACCTTGTTGCCCATGGCATCATAGGCGCGCACGAACCATTCGCCGTCCCAGCCGTCCTTTTCAATGGCGGCGGTCATGGCGTCGATATCCTTCTGGTAGGCATCCGCCTTGTCGTTGTTGCCCCTGCGGCGTTCGATCGCCACCAGTTCCGGTCCGATGGACACAAACATGCCGGCGATCAGCACGGATTCCGCAACCCGCTCATCCGGCGCGTTGGGATTGGAGAAGGTCTGGAAGCTTTCATCCGGCGTATCGGAATAGCAGTTCAGGTTCAGGCAGTCGTTCCAGTCGGCGCGGCCGATCAGCGGCAGGCCGTGCGGTCCGCGGTTGTTCACCACGTGCATGAAGCTGGCTTCCAGGTGCTCCAGCAGCGTGCCGCAGTCATCCGGATTGCAGTCATAGGGCGTGGCGGCATCCAGGATGCCGAAATCGCCTGTTTCCTTGATATAGGCAGCCGTACCGGCGATCAGCCACAGCGGGTCATCGTTGAAGCCGCCGCCGATGTCGTTGTTGCCCTTCTTGGTCAGGGGCTGATACTGATGGTAGCAGCCGCCGTCGCGGAACTGGGTCGCGGCGATATCCAGAATACGTTCCCTGGCCCGTTCCGGAATCTGGTGCACAAAGCCCAGCAGGTCCTGGCTGGAATCACGGAAGCCCATACCCCGGCCGATACCGCTCTCAAACATGGAGGTGGACCGGCTCATGTTGAAGGTTACCATGCACTGATAAGGATTCCAGATGTTGACCATCCGGTTCAGCTTTTCTTCGGAAGAGGTCAGTGTGTAGGCGCTCAGCAGGTTATCCCAGTGAGCCTTCAGCTGGGCAAAGGCCTTATCCACCTGTTCATCGGAGGACAGGGCGGCCAGCATGGCCTTTGCGGGCTTCTTGTTGATAACGCCCTTCTTTTCCCACTTTTCCTCAACGGGCAGCTCCACATAACCCAGAACAAAGTTGAATTTCTTTTCTTCACCCTTTTCCAGGTGTACCTTGATCTGGTGAGCCGCCATGGGCTGCCAGCCGGAGGCGACAGAATTGCCCATCTTTCCGGTCATAACCGCCTGGGGGTTTTCAAAACCGTTATACATGCCCAGGAAGGTTTCCATATCGGTGTCGAAACCGTCCACGGGCGTATTGACAGCATAGAA of Aristaeella lactis contains these proteins:
- a CDS encoding ABC transporter substrate-binding protein; this translates as MKKFLSLILTLALVLSVCSFAAADDLPTITIMFHGSNVTDDSAVLEKVNEYIADKVGAKLEVIWGTWGDFDEKAVNALTSGDKDVDIVFTCSWSSDEYNSYAKKGYFLKLDDLIEKYGADLKAAIPESLMQAATIEGAEGKGIYAVNGFKDTATQNTWDVNVTLLTELGYTVDDLMAKGFFGWDEIFAKAKEVKGDSFYPFLVEPMVAERMVTNSIIVAGDAGSTNLLSLYLNPEDVSADGVYGNKLVNKFATPEYKAFVDQMHKYYEAGYIDPALSVGETSNDCRTNHQKDASYLIGTQSYAFGYEYSAEVLARGAEIKFVPCTDPYVDTTASQGAMMAINSASEHPEEAFKFLALLNSDPTLMTLMNYGVEGIHYTLNDEGLVVFNADARATYSPWTNGVGNVTILPDTADEGKGFRKSFQEYYAGAKGIPSLGFVFDNTPVENEMAALGNVAAQYALALDCGAVDPDSELPAFLSALDAAGMEAYLNEANAQLDAYMAK
- a CDS encoding ABC transporter permease; its protein translation is MTAIQSNAGKRRIGNGSVTSRKKTFWLTTMMLPGAIWLLLIRYLPMFGIVIAFKNYRAFRPNTFWNNIVRSEWVGLKNFEFLKSPDTGIMIRNTLGYNILWIILGLIISVAFAIMMSELTSRFMAKTYQTLMFFPYFLSWVVASYFVLAFLDPTSGMIPFMQKAAGQKAANFYHDTTWWPLILTICNLWKNLGYSSVLYLAAITGIDTTQYEAAAVDGATKWQQIWHVTLPGIRPMIVILLIMNVGKIFNADFGLFYNVPQNSGSLYPVTQVVDTYVYRAYANTHNLGMSSAAGFLQSAIGLICIVGANTLVRKIDAESSLF
- a CDS encoding carbohydrate ABC transporter permease; its protein translation is MTTIAKSSPRKKIKAGSFSLNRFGSGTQTAFHVVLALFALMCIIPFLFVVIIAFSSEESIRQIGYSFTPLSWSTQAFDYTFKLGNALWRSYFNSFLITIIGTTLSVALTVLYAYPLFRRDYRHRNFFNFLSFFTMIFGGGLVPTFVICKSVLGLSDNYAALIVPMLFSPFNVIIMRTFLQTTVPNELIEAATIDGSGEYSTLVRIVLPVVKPGIATIALLVSLGYWNEWFLSLLYLNKNMEIMPLQYLLMRMQRNADFLAKNSSMLGADAAKAAAQLPSQSLKMALVVFIVVPIACAYPFFQRYVIAGLTIGSVKG
- a CDS encoding GH36-type glycosyl hydrolase domain-containing protein, which codes for MKYGHFDDKAREYVIDTPRTPYPWINYLGCEKFFGIISNTAGGYCFYRDARLRRITRYRYNNMPIDNGGRYFYINDNGTVWNPGWKPVKTELDEYSCRHGMGYTIITGKKNGLKASQKSFVPMGYDAEVHQVTLTNEGDTAKDVILTSFVEFCLWNAQDDMLNFQRNFSTGEVEVEDGVVYHKTEYRERRNHYSFYAVNTPVDGFDTDMETFLGMYNGFENPQAVMTGKMGNSVASGWQPMAAHQIKVHLEKGEEKKFNFVLGYVELPVEEKWEKKGVINKKPAKAMLAALSSDEQVDKAFAQLKAHWDNLLSAYTLTSSEEKLNRMVNIWNPYQCMVTFNMSRSTSMFESGIGRGMGFRDSSQDLLGFVHQIPERARERILDIAATQFRDGGCYHQYQPLTKKGNNDIGGGFNDDPLWLIAGTAAYIKETGDFGILDAATPYDCNPDDCGTLLEHLEASFMHVVNNRGPHGLPLIGRADWNDCLNLNCYSDTPDESFQTFSNPNAPDERVAESVLIAGMFVSIGPELVAIERRRGNNDKADAYQKDIDAMTAAIEKDGWDGEWFVRAYDAMGNKVGSKECEDGKIFIESQGYCVMAGVGVKNGMAEKALESVHNILETEHGIVLLQPAYKEYHLELGEVSSYPPGYKENAGIFCHNNPWIIAAETVVGHGDRAFDLYSRIAPAWREEISDLHKLEPYVYSQMIAGKDAKNFGQAKNSWLTGTAAWNFYVISNYILGVKPDWDGLKIDPCVPHTWDGYKVSRRFRGAMYDIEIKNPSHVCRGVKQVTVDGKEISGNVLPAFGDGKTHKVEVVLG